The genomic stretch AAGGCTTAAAGACTCCAATGAGTCCGTGGTAAGAAATTTCTTTAAGTTGGTGGAAGAAGCATCAGAAAAGGATGTAAGAAGTGCTTACAAAAGCTTCCAAGGATATATGGAAAAGGGTCGTAGTCTTTTGGAGTTCTACAACAGCAGAGGTGAGCATATGCAGAATCTCCTAAGTATGCTGGAGTTTATAGAACATCTTCAGTGGCTTTTAGCTAAACAGGGAGGAGCCTTTTACATACCCATATACTACCAAGGTGGTAAAGGCGGGCTTATGTTTATAAGCGGGAGGGAATATTCAGTGGTGTTTAAACTTGATTACACAGAGGGTTTTGTTGCAGGTCTTTTGAAGATGCCAAGGTCTAAAGAGCTTTTGGATGTTTTATTGTTTACAGATACGGAAAGCATGGCAGAAAAAATAAGAGCCGGGAAGGAGCTCCTTCAAAGAATGCTTTTAGAAGAGAAAATAAAGCTCAGGAGCTTTTCTGTAAGCGTATCAACGAAAGAAAGTGTAGCAGAGACCATAAGGTCAAACTATGGAGAGGGTTTTCTCTTATTGGTGTAATCATGGAAAAGAAAAAGGCTATAGCCCTAAGGTATGACCAAGGAAGGGACAAAGCTCCAGTAGTTGTAGCAAAGGGTGTTGGCGAGCTTGCGGAGAAGATAATAGAAACTGCAAAAAAACATGGCGTTCCAGTCCTTGAGGACAAAGCTCTAATATCCGCACTGATGAAGGTAGAAATATACGAAGAGATACCTCCAGAGCTCTATAGAGCTGTAGCAAAGGTGCTCGTTTTTATAAAGGCTGTAAAAGGCTCAAATTAAGTTCATATAAGCCCTACGGGCAAGGGCTATTTGATACTTCAGGAGGCTTGAGAGTTTGTGGACTTCTTCTGCAGTGCTTATTAGTATGTAGTAATCACTCTTTCTTTGAGCTTCTTCTAAGGAGCTAAGTATCAACCTTAATCTATGTATCGGGTCTCCCTCCAGCGGTCCCTGTAGAAATATAGGGCAAGATTCCTCTACCGCAGGAAGTATAAACCCCATCCAAGACAAGGCTTCAAGTATGAGATTAACCGTGTAATCATCCTTTAGTTCTTCTGGAGAACTCAATAGCTCACTTATCATGTCAAGAAGTTCAATGTTGTAATAGAGAATATCAAAGGCGGTGTTTACACTAAGCCTTGCTTTCTGAGAACCTGATATAAGTAGGAGGTTTACCAGCTTCTCCTGAAGTAAAAGAAGCTCTTCAACCCTTTCTAATATGTCTCTCATAGTATGTATTTGGAAAGCTCCACGTCCTTTATTATGCCTTCCAGCTTTGCCCTTACAAACTTTGCGTCTATGATTATCCTCTGACCCGCAAGCTCTGGTGCGTTAAAGGATATGTCCTCAAGGAGCTTCTCCATTACCGTATGAAGTCTTCTTGCTCCTATGTTTTCCATGCGGTTATTGGCTTCTTCTGCAATGCGTGCTATCTCTTCAAGTGCATCATCAGTAAACTCAAGCTCAACGCCCTCGGTTTTGAGAAGCTCTATATATTGCACCGTAAGTGCATTTTTTGGTTCTTTTAGTATTCTTACAAAGTCCTCTCTTGTGAGAGGACTTAACTCAACTCTTATGGGAAACCTTCCTTGAAGCTCTGGCATAAGGTCCGATGGCTTGGCTATATGAAAGGCACCTGCTGCAATAAAGAGTATGTGGTCTGTCCTTACAGGTCCATACTTGGTCTTTACTACCGTTCCCTCCACTATGGGAAGAAGGTCTCTTTGAACTCCTTCCCTTGACACTCCTGGACCTACGCCTGGAGTTTTTACCGCAATCTTGTCTATCTCGTCTATGAAGATTATTCCAAAGTTTTCTGCCCTGCTTATAGCTTCCCTTGCCACCTCCTCTTGGTCTATGAGCTTTTCTGCTTCCTCTAACTCAAAAACTTGGAGTGCTTCTTTTACTTTGAGCCTTCTTCTCTTTCTAACACCACCAAGACCACCCAGCATGTTTCTTAGTTGTTCTTCAAGCTCCTCAAGACCCGGCGGTCCAGCTATACCTATAACTGGCACAAACTTTTCTTGAACTTCAACCTCTATAACCTTGTCTTCTAACTCGCCCCTTCTTAGCTTTTCTCTCATTTCCTCTCTCTTACCTGCATCCTGAGGACTTCTTATTCCAAAGCTAAGCTGTTGAGGGACAAGGTAGTCAAGAAGCCTTTCCTCCGCAAGCCTTTTTGCTCTTTCTCTAACCTCTTGCATCTTTTCCTGTTTTACCATCTGATAAGAGACCTCTACCAACTCCCTTACCATGGACTCCACGTCCCTTCCCACATAGCCTATCTCCGTATACTTTGTGGCTTCCACTTTGACAAAGGGAGCTTTTATAAGCTGGGCTATTCTGCGTGCTATTTCTGTCTTTCCCACTCCTGTAGGACCAATCATGAGGAGGTTCTTGGGTGCCACTTCATCCCTTATGTGTTCTGGCAATTTCTGTCTTCTCCATCTGTTTCTTAGGGCTATGGCAACAGCCTTTTTGGCATTTTCCTGTCCCACTATATACTTGTTAAGCTCTTCTACTATCCTCTTTGGTGTAAGCTCTTCAAGTAGGTCAGAAAGGTATTTCGTCATCGTCCGCCTTCTCCCACTCTATGGTTTCTATTTCAACATTTTTAACAAGATTGTCAAGAAAGGTGTCAAGGTCTTCTGGAAAGGCTTCCACTTTGAAGTCAAGGGGGAAGACCCTTTCCACAACTTCTATTGGTGGATTTCCTATGCCAAGAGCTGGTTCAATAACCTTTGGTATGCGTCTTGAAGCCTCAAGACATGCCATTTTATATGCCTCAGAAAGTGCGGTTTCTATGTCCAAGAACCTTGCCACCTCATCTCCATACTCATAAAGCACTATATCGTAGGCACTTTCCTTAAAGGCTTCCCAGTCAAGAACTTGGACCACATACTCTCTACCTTCCCACTCTTTAGTCCTTATA from Aquificaceae bacterium encodes the following:
- a CDS encoding EscU/YscU/HrcU family type III secretion system export apparatus switch protein — encoded protein: MEKKKAIALRYDQGRDKAPVVVAKGVGELAEKIIETAKKHGVPVLEDKALISALMKVEIYEEIPPELYRAVAKVLVFIKAVKGSN
- the hslU gene encoding ATP-dependent protease ATPase subunit HslU, whose translation is MTKYLSDLLEELTPKRIVEELNKYIVGQENAKKAVAIALRNRWRRQKLPEHIRDEVAPKNLLMIGPTGVGKTEIARRIAQLIKAPFVKVEATKYTEIGYVGRDVESMVRELVEVSYQMVKQEKMQEVRERAKRLAEERLLDYLVPQQLSFGIRSPQDAGKREEMREKLRRGELEDKVIEVEVQEKFVPVIGIAGPPGLEELEEQLRNMLGGLGGVRKRRRLKVKEALQVFELEEAEKLIDQEEVAREAISRAENFGIIFIDEIDKIAVKTPGVGPGVSREGVQRDLLPIVEGTVVKTKYGPVRTDHILFIAAGAFHIAKPSDLMPELQGRFPIRVELSPLTREDFVRILKEPKNALTVQYIELLKTEGVELEFTDDALEEIARIAEEANNRMENIGARRLHTVMEKLLEDISFNAPELAGQRIIIDAKFVRAKLEGIIKDVELSKYIL